One genomic region from Nostoc sphaeroides encodes:
- a CDS encoding dTDP-4-dehydrorhamnose reductase family protein — MKVLVIGVTGMLGNAVFRTFLNSGTGYDVVGTARSESAYRFFDATTTENIITGVDVENHDLLVKVFAKVRPQIVINCVGLVKQLAEANDPLLAVPLNTLLPHRLAALCSVVGARLIHISTDCVFSGEKGNYLETDFPDGKDLYGRSKLLGEVNYTHTITLRTSIIGHELSGSRSLIGWFISQKNQVKGFTRAIFSGLPTVELARVIHDFVLPRPNLHGLYHVAAKPIDKYQLLKFVAEVYDKKIEIVPDDSFVIDRSLNAQKFYEATGYVAPQWEDLITRMYEFK; from the coding sequence ATGAAAGTTTTGGTCATTGGCGTTACTGGAATGTTAGGCAATGCCGTATTCCGAACGTTCTTAAACAGCGGTACTGGTTATGATGTAGTTGGTACTGCGCGTAGCGAGAGTGCTTACCGCTTCTTTGATGCAACAACCACCGAAAACATTATTACTGGGGTTGACGTGGAGAATCACGATTTGTTGGTCAAAGTATTTGCAAAGGTGCGCCCCCAGATAGTAATAAATTGCGTTGGTTTGGTGAAACAACTTGCTGAAGCTAACGATCCACTTTTGGCAGTACCCCTCAATACCTTACTACCCCATCGGCTTGCGGCTCTCTGCTCCGTTGTCGGCGCTCGCTTAATTCATATTAGTACCGATTGCGTTTTCTCTGGTGAGAAGGGTAATTATCTTGAGACTGACTTTCCCGATGGCAAGGATCTCTATGGTCGTTCTAAGTTGTTAGGAGAGGTAAATTATACCCACACGATCACACTCCGTACTTCAATAATTGGACATGAACTGTCTGGGAGTCGAAGTCTTATTGGCTGGTTTATATCACAGAAAAATCAGGTGAAGGGTTTTACTCGTGCTATATTTTCAGGACTGCCAACAGTTGAGTTAGCACGAGTGATCCATGATTTTGTTTTGCCACGCCCGAATTTGCACGGTTTATATCATGTAGCGGCAAAGCCAATCGACAAGTACCAATTACTGAAGTTCGTAGCCGAAGTGTACGACAAAAAAATAGAAATTGTGCCTGATGATAGCTTTGTAATTGACCGTTCTCTGAATGCTCAGAAGTTTTATGAGGCTACGGGTTATGTGGCCCCACAATGGGAAGATTTGATCACACGAATGTATGAGTTCAAATAA
- a CDS encoding polysaccharide biosynthesis protein: MFKDKVLMITGGTGSFGNAVLKQFLETDVQEIRIFSRDEKKQEDMRIFFGNPKLKFYIGDVRNYDSIQDAMKGVNYVFHAAALKQVPSCEFYPMEAIRTNVLGAENVMNAAIANGIERVVLLSTDKAVYPINAMGLSKAIMEKLMVAKARVLAPRETVLCATRYGNVMASRGSVIPLFVSQLKEGKAITITDPSMTRFLMSLQDSVDLVLYAFKHGKQGDIFVHKAPASTVEVLALALKEIFQVNSSIRVIGTRHGEKLYESLVSREEMAKAEDIGQYFRIPADNRDLNYNMYFTEGEPEIAKLSDYTSHNTERLEVEGVKQLLLKLDFIQEQINA; the protein is encoded by the coding sequence ATGTTTAAAGATAAAGTGCTGATGATTACCGGCGGTACAGGCTCATTTGGTAATGCAGTGCTGAAGCAGTTTCTAGAAACTGATGTGCAGGAAATTCGGATATTCAGCCGAGATGAGAAGAAGCAGGAGGATATGCGGATTTTTTTTGGCAATCCCAAGCTGAAATTTTATATTGGTGATGTGCGAAACTACGACAGTATTCAAGATGCCATGAAGGGCGTGAACTATGTTTTTCATGCAGCAGCCTTGAAACAGGTGCCTTCTTGCGAATTTTACCCAATGGAAGCTATACGTACTAATGTACTAGGCGCTGAGAATGTCATGAATGCCGCCATTGCCAATGGTATAGAACGTGTGGTGCTGTTGAGTACAGATAAAGCCGTATATCCCATCAACGCAATGGGTCTGTCCAAAGCAATAATGGAAAAGCTTATGGTCGCCAAGGCGCGGGTTCTTGCACCAAGGGAAACCGTCCTCTGTGCTACACGCTACGGTAATGTGATGGCTTCTCGCGGTTCAGTAATTCCTCTGTTTGTCAGCCAATTGAAGGAAGGGAAAGCAATCACCATAACTGACCCATCAATGACACGCTTCTTGATGTCTTTGCAGGATTCTGTTGATCTGGTACTTTATGCCTTTAAACATGGAAAACAGGGCGATATTTTTGTACATAAAGCTCCCGCATCAACTGTGGAAGTGCTGGCTTTGGCTTTAAAGGAGATATTCCAGGTAAATAGCTCGATTCGCGTTATTGGTACTCGTCATGGCGAAAAATTGTATGAGTCCTTGGTGTCTCGTGAAGAAATGGCGAAAGCCGAGGATATAGGACAATATTTCCGCATTCCTGCTGACAACCGCGATCTAAATTACAATATGTACTTTACAGAAGGTGAGCCAGAAATTGCCAAGCTGTCTGACTACACCTCCCACAACACCGAGCGCCTTGAGGTTGAAGGAGTCAAACAACTGCTTTTGAAACTTGACTTCATCCAGGAGCAGATCAATGCTTAA
- a CDS encoding class I SAM-dependent methyltransferase, whose protein sequence is MNTDILDVIYNEGERLIPFVTHNDDEVIRHFSSYNFFTKIIKMDLDKSDVNEINVLDVGFGCGYGCFIFSKIPGVKQVTGIDVSYACKSFAQENYGARNIDFVVADAAEYLAQNQPFSYITSRGVLEHIPNGLNLTKNSNYDQRLIIDVPYNEKSGNQHHVIVGIKEDAFQGYENYELFYEGLDGTIYDTATKPSDANMILCVASRKGLARVSEMFDFPIQPVSIEYVKSEMLARSEDSVIQSENRYFNYKNPTDLLLAVENAIQHVDVVLDIGPGIVPMNYFRPKFHILLEPFDEYVQILTNRFANDGSVFVISGTSQNLMSSFAANSVDTVFLLDVIEHLTKDDGVSVLVHAERVARKQIIVFTPLGFMPQTVHEGEKDGWGLGGASVQEHLSGWVPEDFGAGWDFHICETFHKVDFRNQLLSKEYGAFFAIKNFFGKPTPIPQSISDIRKLLPSEVELEKVRVELMETKAILVNTQNQLVDTQNQLVNTQNQLVDTQNQLQKISEHLVVRVLRKGRTSMINFGKFFIR, encoded by the coding sequence AATGAGGGTGAAAGATTAATTCCTTTTGTCACTCACAACGATGATGAGGTGATTCGACATTTTAGCTCCTATAATTTCTTTACTAAAATTATTAAGATGGATCTTGATAAAAGTGATGTCAATGAAATTAATGTTTTGGATGTCGGCTTTGGTTGTGGATATGGTTGTTTCATCTTTTCTAAAATACCAGGTGTAAAGCAGGTAACTGGAATAGATGTATCTTATGCTTGCAAATCATTTGCTCAGGAAAACTATGGAGCCAGAAATATTGATTTTGTGGTGGCAGATGCAGCAGAATACTTAGCGCAAAATCAACCATTTAGTTACATAACATCAAGAGGTGTGCTTGAACACATACCAAACGGACTTAATTTGACAAAAAACTCAAATTATGATCAACGTTTAATTATTGATGTACCGTACAATGAGAAATCTGGAAATCAGCATCATGTTATCGTTGGCATTAAAGAAGATGCGTTTCAGGGTTATGAAAACTACGAATTATTTTACGAGGGACTTGACGGTACTATATACGACACTGCAACCAAACCCTCTGATGCAAATATGATCCTTTGTGTGGCCAGTCGCAAAGGCTTGGCGCGTGTCAGTGAAATGTTTGATTTTCCGATCCAGCCGGTAAGTATAGAATATGTAAAAAGCGAGATGTTAGCTCGTTCTGAGGATTCTGTTATTCAGTCGGAGAATCGTTACTTTAATTACAAAAATCCTACAGACTTACTATTAGCGGTAGAGAACGCCATTCAACACGTAGATGTTGTGTTGGATATTGGGCCAGGGATTGTCCCAATGAATTATTTCCGACCAAAATTTCATATTTTATTAGAGCCTTTTGATGAGTATGTTCAGATTTTAACCAATAGATTTGCAAATGATGGAAGCGTGTTTGTAATATCTGGGACATCTCAAAATTTAATGAGCAGTTTTGCTGCCAATTCTGTTGATACAGTTTTTTTACTGGATGTTATTGAGCATCTTACAAAAGATGATGGCGTAAGTGTACTAGTACACGCAGAACGGGTTGCCAGAAAGCAGATCATTGTGTTCACTCCTTTGGGTTTTATGCCTCAGACAGTTCATGAAGGAGAGAAAGATGGATGGGGTTTAGGAGGTGCGTCAGTGCAAGAACATCTTTCTGGTTGGGTACCGGAGGATTTTGGAGCAGGGTGGGATTTTCATATTTGTGAAACATTCCATAAGGTAGATTTCAGAAATCAATTACTTAGTAAAGAATACGGTGCGTTTTTTGCAATTAAGAATTTTTTTGGTAAGCCCACCCCAATTCCGCAATCAATTTCGGATATTCGCAAACTTTTGCCATCTGAGGTTGAGTTGGAAAAAGTCAGAGTAGAGTTGATGGAGACTAAAGCTATTTTAGTCAATACACAAAATCAATTAGTCGATACACAAAATCAATTAGTCAATACACAAAATCAATTAGTCGATACACAAAATCAATTGCAGAAAATTTCTGAACACCTGGTAGTTAGAGTTTTGAGAAAAGGAAGAACAAGTATGATAAATTTTGGAAAGTTTTTTATTAGGTAG
- a CDS encoding class I SAM-dependent methyltransferase, with product MINKKINNSYLNKDYWLRLHADFGGRLQSVGWPSLSEEFNKIKYESELKSFVKILIELNLQHENELKILEVGVGTGFWITAVRDFFSECGLNLQFTAADISVETLDFVVNRYPNVFAEQLDLASVSVGKFAQQFDIVLSLMVLLHLTNAEAFNNGLRFSATSVREGGVLVLYEPAIVYSYSPWSDRPISSEDNSLSRYITEFDKILIKEGFERLAVFPGASWLTNSPIEASTYIGFKTREFFWKILAKTVYCSDLLSRLSRPIILKLDALIKQRGNGCSGKFLIYRKYC from the coding sequence ATGATTAATAAAAAAATTAACAATTCATATTTAAACAAAGACTACTGGTTGCGTCTTCACGCCGATTTTGGGGGCAGGTTACAGTCTGTAGGTTGGCCTAGTTTGAGTGAGGAGTTTAATAAGATCAAGTATGAGAGTGAGTTAAAATCTTTTGTAAAAATTCTTATTGAGCTAAATCTTCAACATGAGAATGAACTAAAAATTCTTGAGGTTGGAGTTGGTACTGGGTTTTGGATCACTGCTGTGCGAGATTTTTTTTCGGAGTGCGGATTAAATCTTCAATTTACGGCTGCGGATATTTCTGTTGAGACCCTTGATTTTGTTGTCAATCGTTATCCAAATGTATTTGCCGAACAGCTTGATCTTGCCTCTGTTTCTGTGGGCAAGTTTGCACAGCAGTTTGACATAGTGTTGTCTTTAATGGTGCTTTTGCATCTGACAAATGCTGAGGCATTCAATAACGGGTTAAGGTTTTCTGCAACTAGTGTACGTGAGGGAGGTGTGTTAGTTCTCTATGAACCTGCAATAGTTTATTCTTATTCACCTTGGAGCGATCGCCCCATATCCTCTGAGGATAATTCCTTAAGTAGATATATCACAGAATTTGATAAAATCCTGATCAAGGAAGGGTTTGAGCGATTGGCTGTTTTTCCTGGTGCCAGCTGGTTGACTAACTCTCCTATTGAAGCATCTACATACATCGGCTTTAAGACTAGAGAGTTTTTTTGGAAGATATTGGCTAAAACGGTATATTGCTCAGATTTATTGTCCCGGTTATCTCGACCGATAATTCTCAAGCTCGACGCATTAATTAAGCAAAGGGGAAATGGGTGTAGTGGCAAGTTCTTAATTTACAGGAAATATTGTTGA
- the wecB gene encoding non-hydrolyzing UDP-N-acetylglucosamine 2-epimerase yields the protein MTIVGTRPELIKMSRVIAELDKYTQHILVHTGQNYDYELNQVFFDDLEIRKPDYFLEVAGANAAQTIAQVIAKADEILEKESPDAVMLYGDTNSCLAVLSAKRRKIPVFHMEAGNRCFDQRVPEELNRKVLDHLSDVNMVLTEHARRYLLAEGIRPDTVFKTGSHMPEVLDYYLPKIHQSDVLMRLGLEPRKYFLISAHREENVDSPKVLADLLDTLNALVTEYEFPVIVSTHPRTRKRLEDLDYTAFSDRILFSNPFGFLDYIQLQMQAFCVLSDSGTITEETSLLNLPAITIRNTHERPEGMDAGVLVMSGLKRNSVLDAVRVVTTQFSESAKPILSVADYNNFHVSKQIVRIVLSYVDYINRVVWSKPDD from the coding sequence ATGACCATCGTCGGTACACGACCAGAACTCATCAAGATGAGCCGAGTGATTGCCGAATTAGATAAATACACTCAGCACATTTTGGTGCATACTGGACAGAATTATGATTATGAACTAAATCAGGTTTTTTTTGATGACTTAGAAATTCGTAAGCCTGACTATTTTCTCGAAGTTGCCGGCGCTAATGCGGCGCAGACCATTGCACAGGTAATTGCTAAAGCTGATGAAATTTTAGAGAAGGAATCTCCTGATGCCGTCATGCTTTACGGAGATACAAATTCCTGTTTGGCCGTTTTGTCTGCCAAGCGCCGAAAAATCCCTGTTTTTCATATGGAAGCAGGGAATCGTTGTTTTGATCAAAGAGTGCCGGAAGAGTTAAATAGAAAAGTATTAGACCATCTCTCCGACGTGAACATGGTTCTCACAGAACACGCGCGACGTTATCTTCTAGCCGAAGGAATTCGTCCCGATACGGTCTTTAAAACCGGATCTCATATGCCGGAGGTGCTTGATTATTATTTGCCCAAGATTCATCAATCTGATGTCTTGATGCGGTTGGGATTGGAACCTCGAAAGTATTTTTTGATCAGCGCTCACCGTGAAGAAAATGTCGATTCTCCTAAAGTTTTGGCTGATCTTCTAGATACGTTAAATGCCTTGGTTACAGAATATGAATTTCCAGTGATTGTTTCAACCCATCCTCGTACCCGTAAGCGTTTAGAGGATCTTGACTATACAGCTTTTAGCGATCGGATTCTTTTCAGTAATCCGTTTGGTTTTCTGGACTATATACAGTTGCAAATGCAGGCATTTTGTGTTTTGTCCGACAGTGGCACGATTACTGAAGAAACCTCATTGCTCAATTTGCCGGCAATCACGATTCGGAACACACACGAGCGTCCTGAAGGAATGGATGCTGGTGTGCTTGTGATGAGTGGACTTAAACGTAATAGCGTCTTAGACGCTGTGAGGGTAGTGACTACACAATTTTCCGAATCTGCAAAGCCAATTTTATCCGTAGCTGATTATAACAATTTCCATGTATCGAAGCAGATTGTACGAATTGTTTTGAGTTACGTTGACTACATCAATCGTGTTGTTTGGTCTAAACCTGATGATTAA